The Priestia aryabhattai genome includes the window CTTAATCCTGACACGCCTCTTTCAAAATTATTCATCCCCGAAGAAATAAGGATGTTAAAAGAAGATCAAAATTATTTTAAGTAGTAGCCAAAGCGATAACAATAACAAGCGCATATGCTTGTTCCATCATGTCTGAAGCCTAAGTAAATAGAAGGTAGATAAAAGGAGGCAGGGCCTTAAATAGGCTGCTGCTTTTTTATTACTAGCAAATAGTTCTATAGATAATGAACAAAAATGTAATTTAATAGTCTTATAGTTTTTATTTTCCTTTAAATAGGTACCTATAGATCAGATGGAAAAGGTTTAAATGAGAACAAAATCTTGGTTTTTCAGGTTTTATTTGCATTTTTAGGGGTGTTTGTAGATACATATTCTCATTTTTGGAGGCTTTTGCAAGTAACCTTTGACCTTATCACTAGAGTTTCTTACAATAATAGTAAATATATAAACCGAAGGAGAGATATGTATGTCAGGAATTATTCGCGTAACACCAGCAGAGCTTCGCGACATGGCAGGTCGCTATACTAACGAAAGCGGTCAAGTTCAAGAATTAGTAAGCCGTCTTGATACAATGAAAAATCAACTTCAAGACATGTGGGAAGGTGCTTCAAGCGAAGCGTTTGCTGCTCAATACGAAGAATTAAAACCTTCTTTCGTTGAAATGTCTAACTTACTTACAAAGATTGCTAAGCAATTAGATGACTCTGCAAATGTCCTTGAAGATACAGATAACCAAATCGCTAGCCAAATCCGCGGTTAACTTCATCTAATAATCTAAGTGAAGTAATAAAAGGAGCGCCCCATTCTCAAAAGATGAAGGCGCTTTTTCTATGTTTTGAGGTGATGAAACCCTATGTATATAGAAGTAACAGTAGACTTAAAGCACTATACAGGTGATCGGTTCGATTTGCGACTATCAAACTATCATTCAATCAAAAAAGTAGTCGAGATCGTTTGGCAAGCTAAAAAGATTACTCAATCACCAAAGGACGGTGCGTGGATACGTGTTTCAAATAAAAATCTTATTTTCTCGGGAAATGAGACGATGATTAACTGCGGAATTGCCACAGGTGATTGTATCGAAATTCTCTAAAGGAGTCTATTAGAATGTCAGAGAAGAAACCGACTTACTTAGAAGAACAGCTCGAAGCTGTAATGACGCGTCATAACAATGAATATACATTTGTTTTTCAAAAAGAAAAAATTCGACTTAATCGTTCTGTTGAAATTGAAATG containing:
- a CDS encoding WXG100 family type VII secretion target is translated as MSGIIRVTPAELRDMAGRYTNESGQVQELVSRLDTMKNQLQDMWEGASSEAFAAQYEELKPSFVEMSNLLTKIAKQLDDSANVLEDTDNQIASQIRG
- a CDS encoding EsaB/YukD family protein, coding for MYIEVTVDLKHYTGDRFDLRLSNYHSIKKVVEIVWQAKKITQSPKDGAWIRVSNKNLIFSGNETMINCGIATGDCIEIL